From Nicotiana tabacum cultivar K326 chromosome 20, ASM71507v2, whole genome shotgun sequence, one genomic window encodes:
- the LOC107786411 gene encoding uncharacterized protein At1g01500-like, translated as MENGHESLSNGKPADPGLQIIRHPSYQSCGKLSLSWLDIRVFYIRISNFVVDDSTPEYLTLNHIPLCPDTLLEVNGTRCSMYSEGASCLLRRDRVDKKSEEATFVSTDSIRVTGSVKFEVFNKDDLVLSGFLDMSNSNGFVGEAKNSVKRWNMNCESVMSAGNSFLKGKQIIGSESLSPTIEVFITGCFSGTPIILTKSLQLNHRKKHNRKGMLDSIPEHETNEQHKDVSPGLDLQVAEYTKYEPESEEDYNSMYWRQTEYMDGEDGELSWFNAGVRVGVGIGLGICVGVGIGVGLLVRTYQTTTRNFRRRFV; from the exons ATGGAGAATGGTCATGAATCACTCAGCAATGGAAAACCAGCTGATCCTGGTCTCCAAATTATTAGGCACCCCTCTTACCAATCGTGTGGCAAATTATCATTATCTTGGTTAGATATAAGAGTTTTTTATATTAGAATCAGCAATTTTGTGGTGGATGATTCGACCCCAGAATATCTTACTCTCAACCATATTCCTCTTTGTCCTGATACACTGCTTGAAGTCAATGGAACAAGGTGTTCCATGTATTCAGAAGGAGCATCTTGCCTCCTTCGAAGGGACCGGGTTGATAAGAAATCTGAAGAAGCTACATTTGTGAGCACGGATAGTATAAGGGTGACGGGAAGTGTGAAATTTGAGGTTTTCAATAAGGATGATCTTGTGCTCTCGGGGTTTTTAGACATGTCCAATAGCAATGGCTTTGTTGGGGAGGCTAAAAACAGCGTCAAGAGATGGAATATGaattgtgaatcagttatgagtGCCGGCAATAGTTTTCTGAAGGGTAAACAAATTATAGGTTCTGAATCATTGTCACCAACGATTGAAGTCTTTATTACCGGTTGCTTCTCCGGGACACCAATCATCTTAACCAAGAGTTTGCAGCTCAATCACAGGAAGAAGCACAACAGGAAGGGTATGTTAGACTCCATTCCGGAGCATGAAACAAATGAGCAGCATAAAGATGTTTCACCTGGACTTGATCTTCAG GTTGCGGAGTATACTAAATATGAACCAGAAAGCGAAGAAGACTACAATAGCATGTACTGGAGACAGACTGAATATATGGATGGTGAAGATGGAGAACTATCCTGGTTCAATGCCGGGGTCCGTGTTGGTGTAGGGATTGGCCTTGGCATCTGCgtaggagttggaataggagttGGTCTGTTAGTCCGCACCTACCAGACAACTACGCGAAACTTCAGAAGGCGGTTTGTATGA